Proteins encoded by one window of Hyphomicrobium nitrativorans NL23:
- the hutW gene encoding heme anaerobic degradation radical SAM methyltransferase ChuW/HutW, which translates to MTQADLAPHFARLVDEPLCDAFADRRAVLPWRNKRPLPAGEVSATWANLMSGHRSSEDRLAYIHVPFCANHCLFCGFYRNAYTQHAASSYANLLIEEIEQEASAQTIRHRPIAAVYLGGGTPSALSAAELSRILSTIKRCLPLASDCEITIEGRIIHFDTEKIDAALEAGVNRISIGVQTFDTDVRRRQGRRASRDDAIRFLEAIRDRDRAALVIDLLYGLPGQTDRVWREDLRIAADIAPDGVDLYGLNLIPGTPLHKAVGSGKFENMAALREIGRMYRTGVETLAAKGWTQISNSHWARTPRERNLYNLRIKEGVDCLAYGSGAGGLLGKYSYSVAPDLETYRDAVISGRKPLSGMLVSDSLQPARNAITAGLEVGRLDLERIASHLGGRLNPGIAPLLDQWRSAGLVSIDGRIVSLTTAGRFWYSNLVSAFDAILAGSAPATPASGATGPIRNPENQQRTLRPS; encoded by the coding sequence ATGACACAAGCCGATTTAGCGCCACACTTTGCGCGGCTCGTCGACGAGCCCCTCTGCGATGCGTTTGCCGATCGCCGGGCTGTTCTCCCATGGCGAAACAAGAGACCGCTTCCTGCCGGCGAAGTATCGGCCACATGGGCAAACCTCATGAGCGGCCATCGTTCGTCGGAGGACCGGCTAGCCTATATTCACGTTCCCTTCTGCGCCAACCACTGCCTCTTCTGCGGCTTTTACCGCAACGCCTATACGCAGCATGCCGCGTCGTCCTACGCCAATCTCCTGATCGAGGAAATAGAGCAAGAAGCGTCGGCACAAACGATCCGCCATCGCCCGATCGCTGCGGTCTATCTCGGCGGAGGAACCCCAAGCGCACTATCCGCCGCCGAGCTGTCCCGCATTCTGAGTACGATCAAGCGGTGTCTGCCGCTCGCATCCGATTGCGAGATCACGATCGAAGGCCGCATCATCCACTTCGACACTGAGAAGATCGATGCCGCGCTCGAAGCGGGCGTCAATCGCATCTCCATCGGCGTGCAGACTTTCGACACCGACGTCCGCCGGCGACAGGGACGGCGCGCATCGCGAGACGACGCGATCCGTTTCCTGGAGGCGATCCGGGACCGCGATCGCGCAGCCCTCGTCATAGATCTCCTCTACGGCCTTCCGGGCCAGACCGACCGCGTCTGGCGCGAAGACCTCCGCATCGCCGCCGACATCGCGCCCGATGGCGTCGATCTCTATGGCCTCAATCTCATTCCGGGAACGCCGCTGCACAAGGCGGTCGGCAGCGGAAAATTCGAGAACATGGCCGCACTCCGCGAGATTGGGCGCATGTATCGCACAGGCGTCGAAACGCTCGCCGCAAAGGGATGGACCCAGATCAGCAACAGCCACTGGGCACGCACCCCCCGCGAACGCAACCTCTACAATCTCCGCATCAAGGAAGGCGTCGATTGCCTCGCATACGGATCCGGCGCGGGCGGTCTCCTTGGAAAATACAGCTACAGCGTCGCTCCCGATCTTGAGACATATCGCGACGCCGTCATCTCCGGTCGAAAACCACTCTCGGGCATGCTCGTGTCCGACTCTCTCCAACCCGCCCGCAACGCCATTACGGCCGGCCTCGAAGTCGGGCGCCTCGATCTCGAACGCATCGCGAGCCATCTCGGCGGCAGGCTGAACCCTGGCATTGCCCCTCTTCTCGATCAGTGGCGTTCGGCCGGGCTTGTGTCGATCGACGGACGCATCGTCTCGCTCACCACGGCAGGGCGCTTCTGGTACAGCAACCTTGTCTCTGCATTCGACGCGATCCTGGCAGGCTCAGCGCCTGCAACGCCCGCAAGCGGCGCCACTGGACCCATCCGAAATCCTGAAAATCAGCAGAGGACATTACGCCCATCATGA